A single window of Zea mays cultivar B73 chromosome 10, Zm-B73-REFERENCE-NAM-5.0, whole genome shotgun sequence DNA harbors:
- the LOC100284698 gene encoding B3 domain-containing protein Os06g0194400 isoform X3 produces the protein MAEATAYEEQRRRQVEANKRKLEELQLHYLSAAVREAAAAAKPSPVKKRKARVPLDAADSVMEPLRRSGRLANLPDKSVHREEVPTFWRKIRRTYGSVRKDLENRVYATDEARSYAICKAEEVEQELDSSFPVFIKPMTQSHVTGGFWLGLPNHFCRKYLPKRDETITLLDEDDNESYTLYLALKRGLSAGWRGFAIQHKLVDGDCLVFQLTERTKFKVIIIRASSYYESED, from the exons ATGGCGGAGGCGACGGCGTACGAGGAGCAGCGCCGGAGGCAGGTGGAGGCGAACAAGCGGAAGCTGGAGGAGCTTCAGCTCCACTACCTCTCCGCCGCCGTCagagaggccgcagccgccgccaAGCCCTCGCCG GTCAAGAAGCGGAAGGCGCGGGTGCCGCTTGACGCCGCCGACTCCGTGATGGAGCCACTACGGCGGTCCGGCCGGCTCGCCAACCTCCCCGATAAGTCCGTGCACCGCGAG GAGGTTCCAACTTTTTGGAGAAAGATTAGGAG GACGTATGGATCAGTGAGAAAAGATCTGGAAAACCGGGTGTACGCGACCGACGAGGCGAGGAGCTACGCCATCTGTAAGGCGGAGGAAGTGGAGCAAGAGCTGGACTCCAGCTTCCCCGTCTTCATCAAACCCATGACCCAGTCCCATGTCACCGGAGGCTTCTGGCTG GGCCTCCCAAATCATTTCTGCCGGAAGTACCTGCCCAAGCGTGACGAGACGATCACCCTGCTGGATGAGGATGACAACGAGTCCTACACGCTATACCTCGCATTGAAGCGAGGCCTCAGCGCTGGATGGAGAGGGTTCGCTATCCAGCACAAGCTGGTTGATGGAGATTGCTTGGTCTTCCAGCTGACTGAGAGAACAAAGTTCAAG GTAATCATAATTAGAGCAAGTTCTTACTATGAAAGTGAGGACTGA
- the LOC100284698 gene encoding B3 domain-containing protein Os06g0194400 isoform X2, protein MAEATAYEEQRRRQVEANKRKLEELQLHYLSAAVREAAAAAKPSPVKKRKARVPLDAADSVMEPLRRSGRLANLPDKSVHREEVPTFWRKIRRTYGSVRKDLENRVYATDEARSYAICKAEEVEQELDSSFPVFIKPMTQSHVTGGFWLGLPNHFCRKYLPKRDETITLLDEDDNESYTLYLALKRGLSAGWRGFAIQHKLVDGDCLVFQLTERTKFKGIKISVERIKTCFKHGLFAGRDSHVYKGNHN, encoded by the exons ATGGCGGAGGCGACGGCGTACGAGGAGCAGCGCCGGAGGCAGGTGGAGGCGAACAAGCGGAAGCTGGAGGAGCTTCAGCTCCACTACCTCTCCGCCGCCGTCagagaggccgcagccgccgccaAGCCCTCGCCG GTCAAGAAGCGGAAGGCGCGGGTGCCGCTTGACGCCGCCGACTCCGTGATGGAGCCACTACGGCGGTCCGGCCGGCTCGCCAACCTCCCCGATAAGTCCGTGCACCGCGAG GAGGTTCCAACTTTTTGGAGAAAGATTAGGAG GACGTATGGATCAGTGAGAAAAGATCTGGAAAACCGGGTGTACGCGACCGACGAGGCGAGGAGCTACGCCATCTGTAAGGCGGAGGAAGTGGAGCAAGAGCTGGACTCCAGCTTCCCCGTCTTCATCAAACCCATGACCCAGTCCCATGTCACCGGAGGCTTCTGGCTG GGCCTCCCAAATCATTTCTGCCGGAAGTACCTGCCCAAGCGTGACGAGACGATCACCCTGCTGGATGAGGATGACAACGAGTCCTACACGCTATACCTCGCATTGAAGCGAGGCCTCAGCGCTGGATGGAGAGGGTTCGCTATCCAGCACAAGCTGGTTGATGGAGATTGCTTGGTCTTCCAGCTGACTGAGAGAACAAAGTTCAAG GGAATAAAAATTTCTGTAGAAAGAATTAAAACTTGTTTCAAGCACGGCCTTTTTGCAGGACGAGATTCACATGTGTACAAAG GTAATCATAATTAG
- the LOC100284698 gene encoding B3 domain-containing protein Os06g0194400 isoform X1 — MAEATAYEEQRRRQVEANKRKLEELQLHYLSAAVREAAAAAKPSPVKKRKARVPLDAADSVMEPLRRSGRLANLPDKSVHREEVPTFWRKIRRTYGSVRKDLENRVYATDEARSYAICKAEEVEQELDSSFPVFIKPMTQSHVTGGFWLGLPNHFCRKYLPKRDETITLLDEDDNESYTLYLALKRGLSAGWRGFAIQHKLVDGDCLVFQLTERTKFKFMEVGCIGQACIWKLLGVLNLLGYRVISCTKCLHSPVATNC; from the exons ATGGCGGAGGCGACGGCGTACGAGGAGCAGCGCCGGAGGCAGGTGGAGGCGAACAAGCGGAAGCTGGAGGAGCTTCAGCTCCACTACCTCTCCGCCGCCGTCagagaggccgcagccgccgccaAGCCCTCGCCG GTCAAGAAGCGGAAGGCGCGGGTGCCGCTTGACGCCGCCGACTCCGTGATGGAGCCACTACGGCGGTCCGGCCGGCTCGCCAACCTCCCCGATAAGTCCGTGCACCGCGAG GAGGTTCCAACTTTTTGGAGAAAGATTAGGAG GACGTATGGATCAGTGAGAAAAGATCTGGAAAACCGGGTGTACGCGACCGACGAGGCGAGGAGCTACGCCATCTGTAAGGCGGAGGAAGTGGAGCAAGAGCTGGACTCCAGCTTCCCCGTCTTCATCAAACCCATGACCCAGTCCCATGTCACCGGAGGCTTCTGGCTG GGCCTCCCAAATCATTTCTGCCGGAAGTACCTGCCCAAGCGTGACGAGACGATCACCCTGCTGGATGAGGATGACAACGAGTCCTACACGCTATACCTCGCATTGAAGCGAGGCCTCAGCGCTGGATGGAGAGGGTTCGCTATCCAGCACAAGCTGGTTGATGGAGATTGCTTGGTCTTCCAGCTGACTGAGAGAACAAAGTTCAAG TTTATGGAGGTGGGCTGCATTGGACAAGCTTGCATCTGGAAATTGCTGGGTGTCTTGAACCTTTTGGGTTACAGAGTTATCTCATGTACAAAATGTTTACACAGCCCAGTAGCTACCAATTGCTGA
- the LOC103641151 gene encoding uncharacterized protein, with protein sequence MLQGIGNLPKFKKTIDLAKSFTIFVYGHHRTLACLRSSTLKREIIRPGVTRFATAYLTLQSMMEKKDCLKKMVVDSKWYDLPDVKSKKGKDATATVLNPRFWRGVSLCLKVFEPLVKVLRLVDGDVKPSMGYVYGELLKAKREIKEAFGNVENKYREVMAIVDKKMKDRLDSPLHVAAYMLNPYYSYNNPAIFSDSNVVEKFMQCVETFYDGNDEKEYRDVNEDLDKFQKRQGSFSKKMARSCERFEFQPASWWRLYGGGAPDLQYMAIRILSLTSSSSGCERNWSTFEQHHTKRRNRLTTERLNSLVFIQFNNKLLSKKEKIARKSNYEVLLSSDASEAQGFFFEGGDDHALAVFRDEEDEGVMPGTGIPWSVLGEAMGTNEQLQPRRSARVARELYDEEEWESETEDPNHLEDDIAYEDDEE encoded by the exons ATGTTGCAAGGCATTGGCAACCTTCCAAAATTCAAGAAGACAATTGATCTAGCAAAATCATTCACTATCTTTGTCTATGGTCACCACCGAAccttggcatgtttgaggtcctCCACCTTGAAGAGAGAAATCATAAGACCAGGGGTAACCAGATTTGCTACAGCCTATCTTACACTGCAAAGTATGATGGAAAAGAAGGATTGTCTAAAAAAGATGGTGGTTGATTCCAAGTGGTATGACTTACCTGATGTGAAGTCCAAAAAGGGCAAGGATGCTACAGCCACGGTGTTGAACCCTCGTTTTTGGAGAGGTGTCTCCCTTTGTTTGAAGGTCTTTGAGCCCTTGGTGAAAGTTCTACGTTTGGTTGATGGAGATGTGAAGCCATCTATGGGTTATGTGTACGGAGAACTTCTCAAGGCAAAGAGGGAGATCAAGGAGGCATTTGGAAAtgtggaaaataaatacagagaaGTGATGGCTATTGTTGACAAGAAGATGAAAGATAGACTTGATTCTCCACTGCACGTGGCTGCATATATGTTGAATCCATACTATAGTTACAACAATCCAGCAATCTTCTCTGATTCAAATGTAGTGGAAAAATTCATGCAATGTGTGGAGACCTTTTATGATGGTAATGATGAAAAGGAATATAGGGATGTTAATGAGGACTTGGATAAGTTCCAAAAGAGACAAGGATCCTTCTCAAAGAAGATGGCAAGGAGCTGTGAACGCTTTGAGTTCCAACCGG CGTCTTGGTGGAGGCTTTATGGAGGTGGAGCACCAGATTTGCAATACATGGCTATTAGAATCCTCTCACTGACATCTAGCTCTTCTGGATGTGAAAGGAATTGGAGCACCTTTGAACAG CAtcatacaaagagaaggaatAGGCTTACAACAGAGCGTCTAAACTCTCTAGTATTCATCCAATTCAATAATAAATTGCTGTCCAAGAAGGAGAAGATTGCCAGAAAGAGTAATTATGAAGTGCTCCTAAGTAGTGATGCTTCTGAAGCTCAAGGGTTTTtctttgagggaggagatgatcaTGCATTGGCTGTCTTTAGGGATGAGGAAGATGAAGGAGTAATGCCGGGGACAGGGATACCATGGAGTGTCCTTGGAGAAGCAATGGGAACTAATGAACAACTTCAACCTCGCAGGAGTGCAAGAGTGGCTAGAGAGTTGTATGATGAAGAAGAGTGGGAATCTGAAACTGAAGATCCTAATCATCTAGAAGATGACATTGCCTATGAGGATGATGAGGAGTGA
- the LOC100284698 gene encoding B3 domain-containing protein Os06g0194400 isoform X4: MAEATAYEEQRRRQVEANKRKLEELQLHYLSAAVREAAAAAKPSPVKKRKARVPLDAADSVMEPLRRSGRLANLPDKSVHREEVPTFWRKIRRTYGSVRKDLENRVYATDEARSYAICKAEEVEQELDSSFPVFIKPMTQSHVTGGFWLGLPNHFCRKYLPKRDETITLLDEDDNESYTLYLALKRGLSAGWRGFAIQHKLVDGDCLVFQLTERTKFKLCCAVPPVPALHLRRLRCLQDLWSSSGGRPYSYEGLEVILGSRVAPLH, encoded by the exons ATGGCGGAGGCGACGGCGTACGAGGAGCAGCGCCGGAGGCAGGTGGAGGCGAACAAGCGGAAGCTGGAGGAGCTTCAGCTCCACTACCTCTCCGCCGCCGTCagagaggccgcagccgccgccaAGCCCTCGCCG GTCAAGAAGCGGAAGGCGCGGGTGCCGCTTGACGCCGCCGACTCCGTGATGGAGCCACTACGGCGGTCCGGCCGGCTCGCCAACCTCCCCGATAAGTCCGTGCACCGCGAG GAGGTTCCAACTTTTTGGAGAAAGATTAGGAG GACGTATGGATCAGTGAGAAAAGATCTGGAAAACCGGGTGTACGCGACCGACGAGGCGAGGAGCTACGCCATCTGTAAGGCGGAGGAAGTGGAGCAAGAGCTGGACTCCAGCTTCCCCGTCTTCATCAAACCCATGACCCAGTCCCATGTCACCGGAGGCTTCTGGCTG GGCCTCCCAAATCATTTCTGCCGGAAGTACCTGCCCAAGCGTGACGAGACGATCACCCTGCTGGATGAGGATGACAACGAGTCCTACACGCTATACCTCGCATTGAAGCGAGGCCTCAGCGCTGGATGGAGAGGGTTCGCTATCCAGCACAAGCTGGTTGATGGAGATTGCTTGGTCTTCCAGCTGACTGAGAGAACAAAGTTCAAG TTGTGCTGTGCAGTCCCCCCCGTGCCGGCTCTCCACCTGCGCCGACTTCGGTGTCTCCAGGACTTGTGGTCATCATCTGGAGGTCGCCCCTACTCATATGAAGGACTCGAGGTCATCCTCGGCTCCAGAGTAGCACCACTGCACTAG
- the LOC100284698 gene encoding B3 domain-containing protein Os06g0194400 (The RefSeq protein has 1 substitution compared to this genomic sequence) has product MAEATAYEEQRRRQVEANKRKLEELQLHYLSAAVREAAAAAKPSPVKKRKARVPLDAADSVMEPLRRSGRLANLPDKSVHREEVPTFWRKIRRTYGSVRKDLENRVYATDEARGYAICKAEEVEQELDSSFPVFIKPMTQSHVTGGFWLGLPNHFCRKYLPKRDETITLLDEDDNESYTLYLALKRGLSAGWRGFAIQHKLVDGDCLVFQLTERTKFKVIIIRASSYYESED; this is encoded by the exons ATGGCGGAGGCGACGGCGTACGAGGAGCAGCGCCGGAGGCAGGTGGAGGCGAACAAGCGGAAGCTGGAGGAGCTTCAGCTCCACTACCTCTCCGCCGCCGTCagagaggccgcagccgccgccaAGCCCTCGCCG GTCAAGAAGCGGAAGGCGCGGGTGCCGCTTGACGCCGCCGACTCCGTGATGGAGCCACTACGGCGGTCCGGCCGGCTCGCCAACCTCCCCGATAAGTCCGTGCACCGCGAG GAGGTTCCAACTTTTTGGAGAAAGATTAGGAG GACGTATGGATCAGTGAGAAAAGATCTGGAAAACCGGGTGTACGCGACCGACGAGGCGAGGAGCTACGCCATCTGTAAGGCGGAGGAAGTGGAGCAAGAGCTGGACTCCAGCTTCCCCGTCTTCATCAAACCCATGACCCAGTCCCATGTCACCGGAGGCTTCTGGCTG GGCCTCCCAAATCATTTCTGCCGGAAGTACCTGCCCAAGCGTGACGAGACGATCACCCTGCTGGATGAGGATGACAACGAGTCCTACACGCTATACCTCGCATTGAAGCGAGGCCTCAGCGCTGGATGGAGAGGGTTCGCTATCCAGCACAAGCTGGTTGATGGAGATTGCTTGGTCTTCCAGCTGACTGAGAGAACAAAGTTCAAG GTAATCATAATTAGAGCAAGTTCTTACTATGAAAGTGAGGACTGA